In Lachnospiraceae bacterium, one DNA window encodes the following:
- a CDS encoding serine/threonine protein kinase: MLSSDSLKEISNIFCGDTADFYSYKQGYKLVEFFNSNFGTKDVYRSGFPSRWVYVHDKLVDLINSHQIDRFFNVVLGKSYLMQEQSLSEVEAAEKSETIYAEFNRIIHRDLCKITRNNGRYHLVKENDDLEPIGNGGFANVYRQKSTGLVVKKLKDDYLTDTGIRSRFKREYNITKSLQDAFGIIRVYTFDEGSSSYTMEYAETTLDKYVKSFDLTDDIKLNCIRQILHIMTEVHKRDIIHRDISANNIFIISGTIKIADFGLGKDLNVFTSHQTMHTNAVGQFYYCAPEQFMMLKDGDKRSDVYSLGRVINFIMTGDPRDSHHIYRNIAEKATNSDAAYRYADAGQLSVFFEKAVSYKQKAENQTRIDEKISRKVFDDEVESYIYDLSAEKISTAILHEKKGFVDVLLAFMKTSEEHALYIIQSVDKSYRDVCGRTFAAYDPFASFAYSVLRNGFPYVVNETAANILRLVARDVNRFSAQHMIENLMNIGVEPMIEEILDS, translated from the coding sequence ATGCTCAGTTCCGATTCATTAAAAGAAATTTCAAACATCTTCTGTGGTGATACTGCGGATTTTTACTCCTATAAACAAGGGTATAAACTGGTAGAGTTTTTTAACTCCAATTTCGGCACAAAAGACGTTTATCGTTCCGGCTTTCCATCAAGATGGGTGTATGTTCACGATAAACTTGTTGATTTAATCAATAGCCACCAAATAGATAGATTTTTCAACGTTGTTCTGGGCAAGAGTTACTTAATGCAAGAGCAATCGCTATCAGAAGTCGAGGCTGCCGAAAAAAGCGAGACTATATACGCCGAGTTTAATCGAATTATCCACAGAGATCTATGCAAAATAACCCGTAACAATGGGCGATATCATCTTGTTAAGGAAAATGACGATTTAGAGCCAATTGGAAATGGCGGATTCGCTAATGTATATCGACAAAAATCTACGGGATTAGTAGTAAAGAAATTGAAAGACGATTATTTGACAGATACGGGTATCAGAAGTCGTTTCAAGAGAGAATATAATATAACCAAATCCCTGCAAGATGCATTTGGAATCATTCGGGTTTACACATTCGATGAAGGAAGCAGCTCTTATACAATGGAGTATGCTGAAACGACGTTGGACAAGTATGTTAAATCATTTGATTTAACGGATGATATAAAGCTAAATTGTATTCGCCAAATTCTGCATATCATGACAGAAGTACACAAGCGTGATATCATCCACAGGGATATTAGCGCAAACAACATTTTTATTATTTCAGGAACGATTAAAATCGCAGATTTTGGACTGGGAAAAGACCTAAATGTTTTTACCTCTCATCAAACAATGCATACAAATGCGGTGGGACAGTTTTACTACTGTGCACCAGAACAGTTTATGATGCTCAAAGATGGTGATAAGCGTAGTGATGTGTATTCCCTTGGTCGTGTTATAAACTTCATTATGACGGGCGATCCAAGAGATTCTCACCATATTTACAGAAACATTGCAGAAAAAGCCACAAACTCAGATGCTGCATACCGTTATGCAGATGCAGGACAGTTATCTGTCTTTTTTGAGAAAGCGGTTTCTTATAAGCAAAAAGCAGAAAACCAAACACGAATTGACGAAAAAATAAGTAGAAAAGTTTTCGATGACGAAGTTGAAAGTTACATCTATGATCTGAGTGCAGAAAAAATATCTACAGCTATTCTCCATGAGAAAAAGGGATTCGTTGATGTGTTGTTAGCGTTTATGAAAACAAGCGAGGAACACGCATTGTATATCATCCAGAGCGTAGATAAATCATATCGAGATGTTTGTGGAAGAACTTTCGCTGCCTACGACCCATTTGCTTCCTTTGCCTATTCGGTTCTTCGTAATGGTTTTCCTTATGTAGTAAATGAGACCGCAGCAAACATTTTGCGCTTGGTAGCCCGTGATGTTAACCGATTTAGTGCACAACACATGATTGAGAATCTCATGAATATTGGCGTTGAGCCAATGATAGAAGAAATATTAGATTCTTAA
- a CDS encoding type I restriction endonuclease subunit R yields the protein MSIYNIIAASNESTVVAEYTPESSRSDSFQSEAALEKEFIRLLTTQGYEYLTIHDENSLITNLRRQLELLNDYAFTNGEWKRFFTETLANANEGIVEKSRTIQTDHVKVLRRDDGTSKNIQLIDKKNIHNNRLQVINQYEESEGKHDTRYDVTILVNGLPLVHVELKRRGVAIREAFNQIKRYQRDSFWAASGLYEYVQIFITSNGTHTKYYSNTTRNSHIKEMGESAKQKSKKTSNSFEFTSFWADGNNKVIADLIDFTKTFLAKHTILNVLTKYCVFTTEEILMVMRPYQIAATERILNRIEVSTNYKKMGTLDAGGYIWHTTGSGKTLTSFKTAQLASALPYVDKVLFVVDRKDLDYQTMKEYDRFEKGSANSNASTRVLQRQLEDRDEKGGYHPYKIIITTIQKLDNFITKNKGHEVFGKHCVIIFDECHRSQFGDMHAKIIKTFKNYHLFGFTGTPIFAANAGKGKHMELLTTPQIFGDQLHTYTIVDAINDGNVLPFRIDYVNTVKEKENIKDKNVSAIDIERAMGAPERIREIVKYTLEHFDQKTKRNSFYSLKGKRMAGFNAMFAVSSIPMAMKYYTEFQRQIAESHRQFTIATIFSYAANEEDPEDVLQEEGFDTDALDQTSRDFLESAIQDYNSAFNTNFDTSSDKFQNYYKDLSMRVKNREVDLLIVVNMFLTGFDATTLNTLWVDKNLKMHGLIQAYSRTNRILNSVKTYGNIVCFRDLQKATDDAIALFGDKNASGIVLLKSFNDYWNGYEDNHGKYHPGYVDLLEKLKTEFPLGTQIVGEQAEKDFIRLFGTILSMRNILSSFDQFVEMDSIAARDLQDYQSIYLDLYDKYRRKEDAEKEDITDDIEFEIELIKQVEINIDYILMLVEKYHDGNCEDKEILASIRKAVDASIQLRSKKELIEAFISHVNVDTQVTTDWRRFVLEQEEGDLTEIITSEKLKSEEARKFVDNAFRDGAFKTTGTEIDKLMPPVSRFGGGGRAKKKQGVIEKLKAFFEKYFGLGIAEFRAEEQEKPVVYETEPSYQMVAEESAPYGAKDN from the coding sequence ATGAGCATTTATAACATCATTGCCGCAAGCAATGAGAGTACCGTGGTCGCTGAATATACGCCGGAAAGCTCACGCTCTGACAGCTTCCAGAGCGAAGCGGCTCTTGAAAAAGAGTTCATCCGGCTGCTGACCACACAAGGGTACGAATACCTTACTATTCATGACGAAAATAGTCTGATCACCAACCTCAGACGGCAGTTGGAGCTTTTGAATGACTATGCCTTTACTAACGGCGAATGGAAGCGTTTCTTCACGGAAACCCTTGCCAATGCCAACGAAGGCATCGTTGAGAAAAGCCGTACTATCCAGACGGATCATGTGAAGGTACTCCGCAGGGATGATGGAACTTCTAAGAACATTCAGCTCATCGACAAAAAGAACATTCACAACAACCGCTTACAGGTCATCAACCAGTATGAGGAATCCGAAGGCAAGCACGACACACGCTATGATGTGACGATTCTGGTCAACGGTCTGCCCCTTGTCCATGTGGAGCTGAAGCGCCGGGGCGTTGCCATCCGGGAAGCCTTCAACCAGATCAAACGCTACCAGAGAGACAGCTTCTGGGCGGCGAGCGGCTTGTACGAGTATGTGCAGATTTTCATCACCTCCAACGGAACCCATACCAAGTATTATTCCAACACCACCCGAAACAGCCATATCAAAGAGATGGGCGAATCTGCAAAGCAGAAATCGAAGAAAACCAGCAACAGCTTTGAGTTTACTTCCTTCTGGGCAGACGGCAACAATAAGGTGATTGCCGACCTGATTGATTTTACAAAAACCTTCCTTGCCAAGCACACCATTCTGAATGTGTTGACCAAGTATTGTGTTTTCACAACGGAAGAAATTCTGATGGTTATGCGTCCCTATCAGATTGCAGCTACCGAGCGCATCTTGAACCGCATCGAGGTATCCACCAACTACAAGAAGATGGGAACACTGGATGCCGGAGGATACATCTGGCACACCACAGGAAGCGGGAAAACGCTGACTTCCTTCAAGACAGCGCAGCTTGCATCCGCACTGCCTTATGTGGACAAGGTTCTGTTTGTGGTCGATAGAAAAGACCTGGACTATCAGACTATGAAAGAATATGACCGCTTCGAAAAAGGCTCTGCCAACAGCAACGCTTCTACCAGGGTATTGCAGAGACAGCTTGAGGACAGGGACGAAAAAGGCGGCTATCATCCGTATAAGATCATCATCACAACCATCCAGAAGCTGGACAACTTTATCACAAAAAACAAAGGACACGAAGTGTTCGGCAAGCATTGCGTTATCATCTTTGACGAGTGCCACCGCAGCCAATTCGGAGATATGCACGCTAAGATTATCAAGACGTTCAAGAATTATCATCTGTTTGGCTTTACCGGCACACCGATTTTCGCTGCCAATGCAGGAAAAGGCAAGCACATGGAGCTGCTGACCACGCCGCAGATCTTTGGCGATCAGCTCCACACCTACACCATCGTGGATGCTATCAATGACGGCAATGTGCTTCCGTTCCGTATCGACTATGTGAATACGGTCAAGGAAAAAGAGAACATCAAGGATAAGAATGTTTCAGCAATCGACATTGAACGGGCGATGGGTGCGCCAGAGCGTATTCGGGAAATCGTCAAATACACGCTGGAGCATTTTGACCAGAAAACCAAACGCAACAGCTTCTATTCCTTGAAGGGCAAGCGTATGGCGGGCTTCAATGCCATGTTCGCTGTCAGCTCCATTCCCATGGCAATGAAGTATTATACGGAGTTCCAGAGACAGATTGCGGAGAGCCACCGTCAGTTTACGATTGCCACAATTTTCAGCTACGCCGCAAACGAGGAAGACCCCGAAGATGTTCTGCAAGAGGAAGGCTTCGATACCGATGCCCTTGACCAGACCTCCCGTGACTTCCTTGAAAGTGCAATCCAAGATTACAACTCTGCGTTCAACACGAACTTTGATACTTCCTCGGACAAGTTCCAGAACTACTACAAAGACTTGTCCATGCGAGTGAAAAACCGGGAAGTGGATTTGCTGATTGTCGTAAATATGTTCCTCACAGGTTTTGATGCAACCACGCTGAATACCCTGTGGGTGGACAAGAACCTCAAAATGCACGGATTGATTCAAGCCTACTCCCGAACCAACCGTATCTTGAATTCCGTTAAAACCTACGGCAACATTGTCTGCTTCCGTGATTTGCAGAAGGCTACGGATGATGCAATCGCTCTCTTTGGAGATAAGAATGCGAGCGGCATTGTTCTGCTCAAGAGCTTCAATGATTACTGGAACGGCTATGAGGATAACCACGGGAAATATCATCCGGGCTATGTTGACCTGCTCGAAAAGCTGAAAACAGAATTTCCTCTTGGCACTCAGATTGTTGGAGAACAGGCAGAGAAGGACTTTATCAGGCTGTTCGGCACAATTCTTAGCATGAGAAACATTCTTTCGTCCTTTGACCAGTTTGTAGAAATGGACAGCATTGCCGCACGAGATTTACAGGATTATCAGAGTATTTACCTTGATCTTTACGATAAGTACCGCAGAAAAGAAGATGCCGAAAAAGAGGATATAACGGATGATATTGAATTTGAAATCGAACTGATCAAGCAGGTGGAAATCAATATCGACTACATATTGATGTTGGTTGAAAAATATCACGACGGTAACTGTGAAGATAAAGAAATCCTTGCCTCCATCCGCAAGGCAGTTGATGCAAGTATACAGCTTCGCAGCAAGAAGGAGCTTATCGAAGCATTTATCAGCCATGTCAATGTGGATACGCAGGTCACTACGGACTGGCGGCGCTTTGTTCTGGAACAGGAAGAGGGTGATTTGACTGAAATCATCACAAGCGAAAAGCTGAAGTCGGAAGAAGCCAGAAAGTTTGTTGATAATGCGTTCCGTGATGGAGCATTCAAAACGACAGGAACAGAAATCGACAAGCTCATGCCCCCGGTTTCACGCTTCGGCGGTGGCGGCAGAGCCAAGAAAAAGCAAGGTGTTATCGAAAAGCTGAAAGCCTTTTTCGAGAAATACTTCGGACTTGGAATTGCCGAGTTTAGAGCGGAAGAACAGGAAAAGCCTGTTGTTTACGAGACCGAGCCAAGCTATCAGATGGTAGCCGAAGAATCTGCACCGTATGGAGCAAAAGACAATTAA
- a CDS encoding helix-turn-helix transcriptional regulator yields MAVSYKKLFHLMIDKGMTNAELMEKGGFSANIITRLKRDNYIALESIERICCALDCGVDDILEFIPNEKEKENHG; encoded by the coding sequence ATGGCGGTAAGCTACAAAAAACTGTTCCATCTTATGATTGATAAGGGAATGACCAATGCTGAGCTGATGGAAAAAGGTGGCTTTAGTGCTAACATCATTACCCGGTTAAAGCGTGACAACTATATAGCCTTAGAGAGCATCGAAAGAATTTGCTGTGCCCTTGATTGTGGCGTTGACGATATTCTGGAATTTATACCGAACGAAAAGGAGAAGGAAAACCATGGTTGA
- a CDS encoding zinc ribbon domain-containing protein: MSKEFDVSINTLLGAPRQLVCQCCGMPLEDGIISHNSDGTLNEEYCKWCYADGTYTYSNMDDLIDVCVKHMVNEDFTEEQARSYMKQLLPSLDYWKRYEELSDNGQFEAFKEQLIKEINDLHIKGLPKVEKLNALVGSYVNLGYPLPNGKTVKFLNDETTYLGNQLEPEFGGDRYFGILANMDFIMISTYGPEGEDPELVLYKKR, translated from the coding sequence TTGTCAAAGGAATTTGACGTGTCGATCAATACACTTTTAGGTGCTCCAAGGCAGCTTGTTTGCCAGTGCTGCGGAATGCCATTAGAGGATGGAATCATAAGCCATAACAGCGATGGTACATTAAATGAAGAGTATTGCAAATGGTGCTATGCCGATGGAACCTACACCTACAGCAATATGGATGACCTTATCGATGTCTGCGTAAAACATATGGTAAATGAAGATTTCACAGAAGAACAGGCACGTTCTTATATGAAACAGCTTCTCCCCAGTCTGGATTACTGGAAAAGATATGAAGAATTAAGTGACAATGGGCAATTTGAGGCATTTAAAGAACAGCTGATAAAAGAGATCAATGATCTTCATATAAAAGGTCTTCCGAAAGTGGAGAAATTGAACGCCCTTGTGGGCAGCTATGTAAATCTGGGATATCCGCTGCCTAACGGAAAAACAGTAAAATTTTTAAATGATGAAACCACTTATCTGGGAAACCAGCTGGAGCCAGAATTTGGCGGAGACAGGTATTTCGGTATCCTTGCCAATATGGATTTCATTATGATCAGCACATACGGGCCAGAAGGAGAAGATCCGGAGCTGGTACTTTATAAAAAAAGATAA
- a CDS encoding virulence RhuM family protein, with product MKKDKREISIVRSSAAEYLTFITATGKSDVNAVYCDENVWLTQKMMGLLYNVETHTINYHLKKIFTDGEIDENSVIRKFRITAADGKTYNTNHYNLSAIIAVGNKVDSPRAVQFRKWANRIIEEFTVKGFAMDDERLKNGGTILTKDYFEEQLERIREIRLSERRFYQKITDIYATSIDYDAKAETTRLFFARVQNQLHWAIHGETAAETIYRRADSRKEHMGLTTWKDAPNGKIQKYDVVIAKNYLTQEELSAMTRIVNAYLDLAELRAEEQVPMTMEDWAEQFEGVLRLSRKEILTNAGSISAKIAEQHALSEFEKYRIVQDQLYQSDFDRILLEADSHTKELPEAKDGGE from the coding sequence ATGAAGAAAGACAAGCGTGAAATCAGCATCGTTCGTTCCTCCGCTGCGGAATATCTGACATTCATCACCGCCACCGGGAAAAGCGATGTAAATGCAGTATATTGCGATGAAAATGTATGGCTGACCCAAAAAATGATGGGACTTCTGTATAATGTGGAAACGCACACCATCAATTATCACTTGAAAAAAATATTTACCGACGGAGAGATCGACGAGAATTCAGTTATTCGAAAATTTCGAATAACTGCTGCGGACGGCAAAACCTACAACACCAATCACTATAATCTGAGCGCTATCATTGCCGTGGGCAATAAGGTGGATTCTCCCCGTGCGGTGCAGTTCAGAAAGTGGGCAAACCGTATCATTGAAGAATTTACCGTGAAGGGCTTTGCTATGGATGACGAGCGCCTGAAAAACGGCGGAACTATTCTGACAAAAGATTATTTTGAAGAACAGCTGGAACGCATCCGTGAAATTCGCCTTTCGGAACGGCGGTTTTACCAGAAGATCACCGACATCTATGCCACCAGTATTGACTACGATGCCAAGGCAGAAACGACAAGGCTGTTTTTCGCACGGGTGCAGAATCAGCTTCATTGGGCGATTCATGGTGAAACAGCGGCAGAGACCATCTATCGCCGTGCTGACAGCCGCAAAGAGCACATGGGGCTGACCACTTGGAAGGATGCTCCCAACGGTAAAATTCAGAAATACGATGTGGTGATTGCCAAGAATTATCTGACACAGGAAGAACTTTCTGCAATGACGAGAATCGTCAACGCCTATCTTGATTTGGCAGAGCTAAGAGCTGAGGAACAGGTTCCTATGACGATGGAGGATTGGGCAGAACAGTTCGAGGGCGTTCTTCGGCTGAGCAGAAAGGAAATTTTGACCAATGCGGGAAGCATTTCTGCCAAAATTGCGGAACAACACGCCCTGAGCGAGTTTGAAAAATACCGCATCGTGCAGGATCAGCTGTATCAAAGCGACTTCGACAGGATATTGCTGGAAGCAGATTCACATACAAAAGAGCTGCCGGAAGCAAAGGATGGCGGTGAATAA
- a CDS encoding type I restriction-modification system subunit M yields the protein MVDTKKEQERDELHRAIWAIADELRGAVDGWDFKNYVLGTMFYRYISENLTNYINSGEQEAGNTDFDYAKMPDTDAEEARDGLVEEKGFFILPSELFCNVNLKADNDENLNETLERVFNHIESSAKGSSSESSFAGLFDDFDVNSNKLGSTVAKRNERLAKLLHGVADMNLGDVKDHDIDAFGDAYEYLMTMYASGAGKSGGEFFTPADVSELLTRLGTVGKTEINKVYDPACGSGSLLLKAEKVLGRDAVRNGFYGQEINITTYNLCRINMFLHDVGFDKFDIACEDTLTAPQHWDDEPFELIVSNPPYSIKWAGDDNPLLINDPRFSPAGVLAPKSKADLAFIMHSLSWLATGGTAAIVCFPGIMYRGGAEQKIRKYLIDNNFIDCIIQLPSNLFFGTSIATCIMVLKKGKADNKTLFIDASAECIKVTNNNKLTQTNIERIVDTFANRAEEAHFSHLANYEKITDNDYNLSVSTYVEAEDTREKIDIVKLNAEIEQIVAREQVLRDEIAKIIAEIEVG from the coding sequence ATGGTTGATACAAAGAAAGAACAAGAGCGTGACGAGCTGCATCGTGCGATATGGGCTATCGCTGATGAGCTTCGTGGTGCCGTTGACGGCTGGGATTTTAAGAACTATGTTCTCGGAACCATGTTTTATCGCTATATCTCCGAGAACCTGACCAACTACATCAATTCCGGCGAACAGGAAGCCGGCAATACCGATTTTGATTATGCCAAAATGCCCGATACCGATGCAGAAGAAGCTCGTGATGGCTTGGTAGAAGAAAAGGGCTTCTTTATTCTTCCGTCCGAGCTGTTTTGCAATGTCAATCTCAAAGCCGACAACGATGAAAACCTGAATGAAACTTTGGAGCGTGTATTCAACCACATTGAAAGCTCTGCAAAAGGCTCATCTTCCGAAAGCAGCTTTGCTGGATTGTTCGATGATTTTGATGTAAACAGCAACAAGCTTGGTTCTACCGTTGCAAAGAGAAATGAACGCCTTGCAAAACTTCTGCATGGTGTAGCTGATATGAACCTTGGTGATGTGAAGGATCACGATATTGATGCCTTTGGCGATGCCTATGAGTATCTGATGACCATGTACGCATCTGGGGCAGGAAAATCCGGCGGCGAGTTCTTTACCCCTGCGGATGTTTCCGAACTGCTCACCAGACTTGGCACGGTGGGCAAGACTGAAATCAATAAAGTCTATGACCCCGCCTGCGGCTCTGGCTCCCTGCTTCTGAAAGCGGAAAAGGTTTTGGGCAGAGATGCCGTCAGAAACGGCTTTTATGGGCAGGAAATCAATATCACGACCTACAACCTTTGCCGTATCAATATGTTCCTGCATGATGTTGGCTTTGATAAGTTTGACATTGCCTGTGAGGACACACTGACCGCACCGCAGCATTGGGACGATGAACCGTTTGAGCTGATTGTTTCCAATCCGCCCTATTCCATCAAGTGGGCTGGTGATGACAACCCTCTGCTGATTAACGATCCTCGTTTTTCTCCGGCTGGCGTTCTCGCACCGAAGTCTAAAGCCGACCTTGCCTTTATCATGCACTCCCTTTCGTGGCTGGCAACAGGCGGCACAGCAGCAATCGTCTGCTTCCCTGGCATTATGTACCGTGGCGGCGCAGAGCAGAAAATCAGAAAATACCTGATCGACAACAACTTTATTGATTGTATTATCCAACTGCCAAGCAATTTGTTCTTTGGAACTTCTATTGCGACCTGCATTATGGTGCTGAAAAAAGGCAAAGCCGACAACAAGACCCTGTTTATTGATGCTTCCGCTGAGTGTATCAAGGTAACGAACAACAACAAACTGACACAGACGAACATCGAAAGAATCGTGGACACCTTTGCTAATCGAGCCGAGGAAGCACACTTCTCTCATCTGGCAAACTATGAGAAAATTACGGACAATGATTATAATCTCTCTGTTTCCACCTATGTGGAAGCCGAGGACACCAGAGAGAAAATCGACATTGTAAAGCTCAATGCCGAGATCGAGCAAATCGTTGCCCGTGAACAGGTTCTTCGTGATGAAATAGCAAAGATTATTGCAGAGATTGAGGTGGGATGA
- a CDS encoding restriction endonuclease subunit S, protein MSRLDELIQELCPDGVEHKELQEILKIKNGSDYKAYGEGDIPVYGSGGIMTHIDRYVYNKPSVLIPRKGSIDKLYYVDTPFWNVDTIFYTEINTDLAMPRYVYHCLLREHLEQYNTAGGVPSLTQKVLNKIQIPLPPLEVQSEIVRILDNFTELTAELTAELTARRKQYEFYRDKLLTFGNVRGGATSDIVWKTLVEIADISTGSSNTDDAVEGGCYPFFVRSQQPLAKDEYEYDEEAIITAGDGVGVGKVFHYINGKYALHQRAYRIHPATDELLGKYLYHYFVATFPKYISQQMYQGSVPSIRRPMLNKFQVAIPSLDVQKRIVNVLDNFDAICSDLNIGLPAEIEARQKQYEFYRDALLTYAATGKTILTDRQTDRQTDRQTDRQTDRQTDRQTDEYNALIRLCQYVFGYVCIELGTIGKVSMCKRIMKAETSTTGDVPFFKIGTFGKEPDAYISREKFEEYKAAYAYPRKGDILISAAGTIGRTVIFNGEDAYYQDSNIVWIANDENVVLNRYLYYCYQLQPWNVSTGGTIARLYNDNISKAKIAVPSINEQKRIVGILDRFNALCNDLTSGLPAEIEARTKQYEYYRDKLLTFESAK, encoded by the coding sequence ATGAGCCGATTGGATGAACTGATTCAGGAGCTTTGCCCGGATGGGGTGGAGCATAAGGAACTTCAAGAAATTCTAAAGATAAAAAATGGTAGTGATTATAAAGCATATGGCGAAGGAGATATCCCTGTATATGGTTCAGGCGGAATAATGACCCATATTGACCGCTATGTGTACAATAAGCCTTCTGTTTTAATTCCCAGAAAAGGTTCTATTGATAAACTGTATTACGTAGATACCCCATTTTGGAACGTTGACACTATTTTCTATACAGAAATCAACACTGACCTTGCTATGCCTCGATATGTATATCACTGCTTATTGCGGGAGCATCTTGAACAATATAACACGGCTGGTGGCGTTCCAAGCCTTACGCAAAAAGTTTTGAATAAAATTCAGATCCCCTTACCACCTCTTGAGGTGCAGAGTGAAATTGTCCGTATTCTGGACAATTTCACGGAGCTTACAGCGGAGCTTACAGCGGAGCTTACAGCGAGAAGGAAACAGTATGAGTTTTACCGGGATAAGCTGCTGACTTTCGGCAATGTCCGAGGGGGGGCAACAAGTGACATTGTATGGAAGACACTTGTTGAAATTGCAGACATTTCAACCGGGTCAAGCAACACTGATGATGCGGTTGAGGGCGGCTGTTATCCATTTTTTGTTCGCTCTCAGCAGCCACTTGCTAAAGATGAATATGAGTATGACGAAGAAGCAATTATCACCGCAGGAGATGGCGTAGGCGTTGGAAAGGTATTCCATTATATCAACGGGAAATATGCACTCCATCAAAGAGCTTACAGAATTCATCCTGCAACAGACGAGCTTTTGGGTAAATATCTGTACCACTACTTTGTTGCCACTTTCCCGAAATATATCAGTCAGCAAATGTATCAAGGGTCGGTGCCGTCAATCCGCAGACCGATGCTCAATAAGTTCCAAGTGGCAATTCCGTCACTTGATGTTCAGAAACGCATTGTCAATGTTTTGGATAACTTCGATGCCATCTGCTCTGACCTGAACATTGGTCTTCCTGCTGAGATCGAAGCAAGGCAAAAGCAGTACGAGTTCTATCGTGATGCCCTCTTGACTTACGCCGCAACCGGCAAGACAATCTTGACAGACAGACAGACAGACAGACAGACAGACAGACAGACAGACAGACAGACAGACAGACAGACAGACAGACAGACAGACGAGTATAATGCGCTGATTCGGCTGTGTCAATATGTTTTTGGTTATGTTTGTATTGAACTTGGTACCATTGGAAAGGTTTCCATGTGCAAGCGAATCATGAAAGCTGAAACAAGCACTACTGGTGATGTACCTTTCTTTAAGATTGGAACCTTCGGCAAAGAGCCGGATGCCTATATCTCCAGAGAAAAATTTGAGGAATATAAAGCAGCCTACGCTTATCCGAGAAAGGGCGATATTCTGATTTCTGCTGCCGGGACAATCGGTAGAACGGTTATTTTTAACGGAGAGGATGCTTACTATCAAGACTCCAACATCGTTTGGATTGCGAATGATGAGAACGTTGTTCTGAACCGCTATCTATATTACTGCTACCAACTGCAACCGTGGAATGTGTCCACTGGTGGAACAATCGCTAGGCTATATAATGATAATATCAGCAAAGCAAAAATTGCTGTGCCATCCATTAACGAGCAGAAACGCATCGTAGGAATTCTTGACCGCTTTAATGCTCTTTGCAACGACCTGACCTCTGGCTTGCCTGCCGAGATTGAAGCACGAACAAAGCAATACGAATATTACCGAGACAAGCTACTTACTTTTGAGTCAGCAAAGTAG